In one Elephas maximus indicus isolate mEleMax1 chromosome 9, mEleMax1 primary haplotype, whole genome shotgun sequence genomic region, the following are encoded:
- the RFK gene encoding riboflavin kinase encodes MRHLPYFCRGQVVRGFGRGSKQLGIPTANFPEQVVDNLPADVSTGIYYGWASVGSGDVHKMVVSIGWNPYYKNTKKSMETHIIHTFKEDFYGEILNVAIVGYLRPEKNFDSLESLISAIHGDIEEAKKRLDLPEHLKLKEDNFFRVPKSNILNGHC; translated from the exons ATGAGGCACTTGCCGTACTTCTGCCGCGGCCAGGTGGTGCGGGGCTTCGGCCGCGGCTCCAAGCAGCTGGGCATCCCCACAG cTAATTTTCCTGAACAAGTAGTAGATAATCTCCCAGCTGATGTATCCACTGGCATTTATTATGGTTGGGCCAGTGTTGGAAGTGGAGATGTCCACAAGATGGTGGTGAGCATAGGATGGAACCCCTACTACAAGAATACGAAGAAGTCCATG GAGACTCATATCATACATACTTTCAAAGAAGACTTCTATGGGGAAATCTTAAACGTGGCCATCGTTGGctacctgagaccagaaaagaACTTTGATTCTTTGG AGTCGCTTATTTCAGCAATTCACGGTGATATTGAGGAAGCTAAGAAACGACTAGATTTACCAGAACATttgaaactaaaagaagacaATTTCTTCCGGGTTCCGAAAAGCAATATACTGAATGGCCACTGCTGA